One Vitis vinifera cultivar Pinot Noir 40024 chromosome 15, ASM3070453v1 genomic window, TAATGATCAATGTATATCAAATTATGCCTGATTCAGAGCATTACACTTGCATTATTGATCTTCTTGGGCGTGCTGGTTTTTTGGATGAAGCTATCAATCTTTTGACCTCAATGCCAGTTGAGCCCAGATCGGACACCTTGGGAGCATTCCTTGGGGCATGTAAAGTACACAGAAATGTGGGGTTAGCAAGATGGGCATCAGAAAAGCTTTTTGTAATGGAGCCAAATGAACCTGCGAATTATAGCCTTATGTCTAACATGTACGCTTCCGTTGGGCATTGGTTTGATGTTGCCAGGGTTCGGAAACTGATGAGGGAGAGGTGTGATTTTAAAGTACCAGGTTGTAGCTGGATGGAGATTGCTGGTGAGGTTCATACATTTGTGTCAAGGGATAAGACCCACCCGCGAGCTGTACAGGTTTACGGTATGTTAGATTTGTTGGTTAGGCTCATGGAGGAAGATGATGTTTCTGATATGGAGGTTTTAGTTGAAAGTTTTGGGATTTAAGAATATGCCCATTGCGGTTGAGTTCATCAAGCTAATTTGGAGCTTTTGGTTTTAAGATTTCAccccatttttttattgttttatagtGATTCTTCACTATTAAATCCGCACAATTTTAAAACTCGTTTATATGATTAAGAAGAACTTACAACATATATATAGGTCAAACAGACAAATATTCCCTTATAGCATCGGTCCATTTGTAATGATCCATTATTTCTTATGTAAATAttgtctattttttaatatctcatatcaataaatttcatatattttgggTTGTCATATTTTGTGTAAGTTAAATATATTATGAGtttgtttgacagtgattttaaaaaacgtttttaattttaatttttttttaaataaggtgtttaacaaaatttaaaaaattagataataattttttttaattatataaatacattttaaaaacgTATTGTGATAGCTTATTGAATATAGAACAGATAATATCTATTGATAATGTTAGGAATAAAGTTGGCTTGTGAGTGGGGATAGAAGACTCGTCGCCTTCGTGACTTAGACAAACTTTGAAAACACTTTACTTCCCACTTGGGTTAGGAGAGCAACAATGGCTTTGGGTGACTGTCATTTAGTGTCATAGACGGTAGACCATATCACACATGCTGCCACCCCTTATACGTATAGACCTTGAGGGACCATCAAAAATCTGTTAAGCCAgctagaaattaaatatatggCCAGTTATAAGATTAGGGGTTACATTCATGACGCTGTTCACTGTATTTGATACGCTGTTTGTCAAGGACCTCAGCTTCTCCTTTTATGGAAGGAGTGCGCCCTAACGTCAAGTTTCAGTCAGGTCGAGGAAAGTTGGGgctttttacaagaaaaataaataaataaataaataaaatattgaattatcatatttcatatttcatatttcatatttgtattaataattttttttaaaatgatataatatatataaaaataaaaaaataaaaaaatccagtGGTTACAAAAAGTCCAACAACCATGGCTTTTTGTGgttctttccttccaaaaacAGTAGTGTAAAATAATCCAAAAACCTCATGTGGACCTCTTGTCTACAAAATCTTACCATTTACATACATCTAATCGCTTTTATTTGTCATTATTGTATGCTATCTTCTAGAACATTCTTGAGTTTACAAAACCTTGTTGGCCCATGCAAAGGCAGGATTAAATGTACCACCGACCTATATCATCATTGACCTTCAACCAGCTTATATTTCTATTCCATGATTTCTTACCCTTGAGAGTATTATCTACATTACATTACGTCCCCACCACAACCAGATCCTTTGCTTCTTTGTCTTGAAGTAGTTTCCAAGAATCCCACCAAACCTAACTCTGATTTGCAGTTACCCCTCTTACCGGTTCGTTAGGTTCATAACCccgaaacaaaaaaaaaaaagtaaaattagagaaaatacCCGATGAATGTTCTATAAtaccaggtattcaaaaaaaagtacatgaaattttaatgaatttaaatgaaattagatTAAGAAGTAATATGTATGAAACTTACGACATGCTTATTTGAATTAGTGATCTTGGATACGTATGTGTTCAAGGTATCATCTTATCACCTTTTATGAAAATCATTAGTAAAACATAATATACAGTTAGTCAGATGGAATCGATAGATTTTTGTATTAGATTGCAAATATAATGTAACAAGATCAAATAACGTACTTTTAAGACAATAAATTATCCTATAAATGATATCGTGTTCATGTGAGTTATAATATTTAGATTATGAGTTATTTTAGAATTCAATCTATTATTAAATTACCAgttttcctaaaaatttaaacttacaGCATTTGAATTCACTATATGTATAGTAATGCTCCTTATCACCCCCTCCTTAAGTACAGTCTCATACCTCATACCCGCATGTTGAGAGATTTTAAAGAATTGCAAAGGGAGGAAATATACGAAATGTAAAAACAAACACGAAAGATAGTcaaatgagaaaacaaatatacAAATTACGAATAAGTCATTTGAACCTTTGACTTATCACTAAGCCAAGTTTTAATACCATATTAAACTATTGAactactaatttattttttttaaataatattcttttgatGCAAAGCTCAACAAATCATAGGTTCCATTGGTTGGCATGTAAATTACTCTACTATAACGTCAACCCTTTTGTCGGACTTATATGATCCAAGAATCTGTGCTTTGCTGCATAAAGACAATGGATTCAGATCTCTTTTGACTGTCCTTTTTGGGGGAGACTTACCAAGCGATGCTTGACTTTGACTCTTCATATGTTTCTTCTTTCAGGTTTCACTCCTGGGGCAGGGCCATCCAGAGGGCACTTTACTATATGTCATGGACATCATGATTCTATGTGTAAGTTCAAGCTTTGTAGAGTCATCAGCGGACACCTCTCAATTAAATATACagagaatataatttttattttttttattttttaatgttttaatcaattttgatttataattttgtGACTAAGATTGATATTTAATGTTTGATGGTCAAAATACGAGGTATTGATTACATTAAACTATGTCAAGAATTAAGAAATTACCAAAAATGGATTCGGTCCGAATCAAAATTGAAAagcaaaatcaattattttgcTTCGTTTCATTTTTTTGTATCGTGTATTTGTATaagtctaatttatttatatttgattatatatatttttaatattcggtaaatattaaaaaaaattcttaaatgatTTATAGAAGAACATAGtgtcttgaatttttatttttttatttatttttaataaaaatgattatttttaataaaatcccaAAAGATTTCTGAACAAAATTGATGTTGGATTGGATTTCTGTttactctttatttattttctcagcTAGCAAAAGCCCGGATGGTACTATCTATTTTTGGGAAAACGACCCGGGGCCACCCGCCAAAAAAAGGACAGTTCTTGAGTGAAAAAATCTAAAGGATGTTGAATTCTGCTCTCACGGACCAATCAGAGTTGAGAGTCAGCGAAGACTTCATCAACTTGCTGTAACGTAATCGGCCTTGAGGTTACACACTATCGGTACACGTTAGACTCACACGcctttgaaaaattgaaaagtcATCTTTTAGCTCAGCACCAAGAACCAACCACCCGCCATTTTTCTACGCCACAGGGTCTCTCTCTCGCAGAGACAATGAAGAACCCAAATTTGATGTACGGGAACCGGAACCATGGCTCCGGAGCACGAAGAACGCCGGACCGGCTAACGTACTCGCCTAGTACCGTCGACTACGACGCATCCTCCATCCAGAAGTCGCGTAGCGGCCGGAATCCGATGATGATGGCGGTCAAGTCAGTGGCTGGAGTTTTTGTTTCGTGCTTCACTCCGCCGGAAACAACGAGTTCGAAGAACTTTGGAGATTCTGACGAATTTAGAGCTCCTTCGGGtaagtatttaattttttggtaGAACTGTGGTGAAAATCGGAAGGAAGTGGAAATTCGGAGGCGTCTGGTTGATCAGATGAGAACTTTGTGTGGAGTTGTATTTTGACTTGGTTTTGAGGCTTGGATCTCATGATCTGGctgtttcctttttaattttccgTTTGGGAGCTAGAAAGTAAGTAAGAGCggaaatttttaattttaacttttcatgCTGTTTTAAAtgtttcaagaataaaaaaggaaGTCAGTCAACGAAGGTGAATTGTTGCAATTGAACATGAAAACTATATagagaattttccttttgtcTGCCCACATTTTCTTTGGAACCAAACATGAACTTTGATACAACGAAGTTCTCAAACTaacctcaaattttttaattaaatttgtaaGATCAAACGCTCCCACTGCTTCAATGGCTATTCTTTAATGCCCTTGATATTATGGGCGGATCTTACGTTAAGAGTGAAATTCCTGAATTATTCTCAAAATCCTACAAGGCCAAGAAATCCTTGGCATCTCGCCCTTAATTTAATCCTTGGAAACTCTATTAATATTTCCTAGCATTTACCTAACTCTTTCTCTGGAGTCCTGAATTTCAAATGATTCCTGAAATGCAAATATGTTAGTATAGGTGACAAAAGAaatgtttgtaattttttatattttttatatttttttgtgggTCAAAtttattcatgaaaaataagattATCATGACTGGAACCAAAAGTTTAAATTGAAGGTGAAAAAAAAGGAACTGGTAAGAAGTTTCTTAAGATCATGTCCAGATTATGTTCAGTTTTCTGGGCTCTGAAGCATGCTTTGGTGATTCACTGCATTTTTGCAGGATGATTACTTTATTTTAGAGGAGGACAAATCTGCTCTTTTGTgttcttttctcatttttatattgcatttccattgaaaatcagAGTTGCATGCTTGGGGACAATGTTAAACCAAAATTCTCTTAAGTTTGTTCATTTCTGAGAAAACTAAGGGAATAAAAACAGAAATGAAAGTTCCACCTTTCTGGTTGCCTGGATCCTAAGAATTAAAGAGCTTAACTATGCCAAGTAATTGTACAAAGTGTACTTGAGCTAAGCAAGGCTATCTTTCCCTCATTTTTAAGAACCCAAATGATGGAAACTAAGGTCTCTTGGCAACAAAATGGAGCATTTGTTTTTATGAAATAGGTATGCAGTGggaataaactatttttttgtataaatctTAGTTGCATCCGATGTTTCGCGAGCTGGAAGTGTGAGAAGACGTGTCTCAGGCTCAAGTCATGGTATCTATGCCAATTCATACAATTCAACACATGGGAGAGAACCTGGGAGTGTGAAATTCACTTTGGAGGAGATCTACAAGGCAACAAGGAACTTCTCCCCTTCTTGGAAGATTGGACAAGGTGGTTTTGGGACAGTCTACAAGGGCAGACTTGAAGATGGAACCCTTGTTGCTGTCAAACGCGCTAAGAAGGTTTTGATGAGTACTATTTCCAGCTGTTTATTTTCTGGCTTTGTTGCAGAGCTCGGAAAtagaaataaatcaaatgagGATTAACCATGACTTTTACTTCTCTTTGCAGAGTCTGTATGATAAACATTTAGGTGTGGAATTTCAGAGTGAGATCCAGACACTGGCACAGGTCGAGCATTTGAATTTGGTGAGGTTTTATGGGTATTTGGAGCATGGAGATGAAAGAATTGTTGTTGTGGAGTATGTCCCCAATGGAACCCTCAGAGAACACTTGGATTGTGAGTTCTCGGTACCTTACTCTTGGTCTTATTGTCTAGATAAGGCTTGTGAACTTCAATAGTTATATGGTTTGAAGACTAATGCAGGTGTACAAGGCAACATTCTTGATTTTGCTGCACGGCTGGATGTTGCAATTGATGTGGCCCATGCCATCACCTATCTTCACATGTACACAGGTGAGCCTTTGCTGGTGACCCAAGTATTAGTTTCATTAGAATGGGTAATCCTAACTTGCTATTTGTTCCTCTGATATATCTAACTGAATGATATTGCAGATCACCCTATCATCCATAGAGACATTAAGTCTTCCAATATTCTTCTCACCGAAAATCTTCGAGCCAAGGTTGCCGACTTTGGTTTTGCTAGATTGGCAGCTGATACCGAATCAGGTGCCACCCATGTATCCACCCAAGTGAAAGGAACGGCTGGCTACCTAGACCCAGAATATCTGAGAACCTATCAACTCACTGAGAAGAGTGATGTCTACTCATTTGGTGTATTACTTGTGGAACTAGTCACAGGTAGGTGCCCCATTGAAGCTAAACGGGAACTCCCGGAGCGAATAACTGCCAAATGGGTATGCTTTCTGTTCCCTATCTTCTTTTCCAATTAAATCTAGATGCGTCTCCATATGATGAAACGAAGTTATTTTGCTTCCATTTCTTATCACCAACCATTTGGTACCCAAATATAGCTACCTTTATCTTCCGGGGAAAGAAATGTTCTTTTCTCTTAATTGGGGAAAGAAATCTTCTTTTCTCTCAATTAAGACTTGGATTGTAATACATGCAGGCCATGAAGAAATTCACCGACGGAGATGCAATTTTTACCTTGGATCCTAGACTGGAAAGGAATGCTGCAAATAACCTAGCACTGGAAAAGATTCTTGAACTAGCATTACAATGTTTGGCTCCACAGAAACAGAACCGACCAAGCATGAGGAGGTGTGCAGAGATCCTTTGGAGTATCCGGAAGGACCACAGGGAGCTATCAGCCTCAGACACTCGGTCACTCTCGTCTCATTCCCAGAAGAGTATTCAACTCAGAGAAGGATAAGCAGGTAGGTGAACGGTGTCAGCAAGAGTTGCCATATCGCTGAAGTTGAATTTGTATCAGAGATCACAACATACAGAGAGGAATCCCGCATGGATTACCATAGATATCCCACATGGATTGCCATGGATCAAAACAGTTCCAGTATTTGAAAGGAGCCATGGAAGAAGCATGCCAATGATCTTGGTAAACAGCCTAAAATTTCACTCCAAGAAGCTTTTTTTTGCTATAAAAATTAGAGTCTCTACATGGAGTTAGCTTTTTTATGTATAGGAAATTCAGTTTTGAAATGGTTTATTGCTTTGCTTCCTCTAGATCCTTGTGTgagtttttccttttcatttttccctCTTGTGTGAgctttagatattttttcagaagattttatttttatctattcgAAACATTGGGATAATGTATtctttctaccatttttcactGTGTCTCAGTGAAAATATCTTATTGTTTacacatgaagaaaaaaaaaaaacatatggaCCATCATCTACTGTCCTTTTTCGGGTTTATTGACCAATCAACAATCTGTGCAGCAAATCAACAATCTGTTTGAGCATAAACGTTGATGAGATGCACTACAAATTTACATGATCAAAACTCTAATCTTCATCCTGATGTTCTACATTCTATTCTCCCTATATATAACTCTCAGTAGCATTTCCGCCCTGGCTTGATTCCTTTTGTCCTAATAGATAAATAACTTATAACATACACATGAATTTACAACGAACTTGGGGGGTCAGAGTTTGTAAACATTCCTCCATCTCCCCCTATGGCCCTCTTGGGAATGAATCCTGGCGAGTTAACTCATAATTTCCATCTGGGGGTCCTTCATCCTCGTTATTTATGTAGTCTGCTTTTGAGCacaggaaaaggaaagaagacgTGTATATGCTGACATGCCACATGCTGCACCATTAAATGCAACAAACATGAAAACATGTGAGGGATACCAACAAAACAGACGAAGGaacaaaagaaatttatttgacATGTCATATGCTGCAACCATTTTATgcatcaaacatgagaaaacccAGACTTCCAATTTCATCATACCTATGCCAAATCCAGTAGCTTTCACTGGTTTCCAGTTTCCAGCTTATGGCAGCCATGGCTAGTGCAACGAAGCCAGCAAGCACAAAACCCCATCGGAAACGTTTTAAAAGTGTCTTGATAAGACTTCGTAGCGAGTCTCTAATAGTTTGCCATCTGCAGTTGACACACACACTCGGATATCTTAGACAAGAATTGGGGAACCAATATCTTCTATCATGAGTTAAGGATCATGACCAAACAAGATTCAAGATTTtgatacccaaaaaaaaaactaaaagaataaaCTTACCTGTGAAGCACATTTACGTGGAATCCTGTTGTAAATGAAAATGACCTAAATTTGGTTGAGAATTCTATCAGCCATCCAACAAGGAGACCCAGAGCCCCAATTGCTATTACAAGAATGATATTAGCAGACCTGCAGATTTTGGCAATGTTTAAAAGGCCATCACAATATCCGAGCATACTCAAACCATAGGTGTCAGTTCTTTGTACCTGGTTGCCTCAGTTGCAGCCATGAGGGCTGTAAGAATTGAAACAGCTGTGTGAATCGTCCTCTTCGAACCTTCATCAATAGCAGCTAGGTACACAAACGTGCTCACCACAGCCATAAATGAGAGCCAGAAGTCCATGAACTGAAAACATCCCCCATTTAACTAATGAGTAATGAATAATATCTTAAAGAAAAGCACATAAGAGGATGTGTATTTGTTCAACATAGAGCAACAAATGCTAATGTTTATAAAGATTTTATCACATTTTCTGATAAGACAACCAATCCCATTGATGCTCCTCTCGAGCTTCAAATGGCTTCCAGGATAtcacattaaaatgcataagtcCAATTATCCAATGCCAAActcaatttctcaaaattttgcTCAAGTTCACAACAATGGTAATAAACATTTCACGGGCTTTTTTCATCTGTAATGCCACTGAGAACAAATAGTCTCACATTAAAAACCATGAACAACAACTCATACCTGTAAGACATGAAAGGATAATGCACACCAGGTGCCCACATCACATGCATGATATAGTCCACTAGAAATCCCACTTGACGTGAAGAGAACCCACTCAGCAAATGCCTGCACAAATCAAATAAATGCCTTGTTGACATTAGAGACAAAATAATGGACCACTAGATTCAAGTTGACCCACTGGGGTAGCTCAAGTCCATTACTGTATATTTGTTAATCTGTTCACAACTAAATTTGTAACTATGAGAAATTTCCTAGTCATCTCTCAGGTTACCAACAATTTTATTGATCTCCCATAAAGTTTCTGTAATATCATTGACATCTCCTGTCAGCTTCACTaccacaaataaaaaaataatatcactgGTTTATGCTCATTATCcatttcacattttaaaataagagtATATCCAAACCGGGGCCAAAAAGGTCTTTGAGTGGCACTTTATTGGCCCACTTTTTCTTAGAGGATAGGGAATTGATGctgacaaaaataaaatcaggAGATGTCAAACTTCCAAAACTCATCATATTCTCGTTATTTATCATCATTTGCAGTGAATGGTTGCAAATGATTCTCAGTCCAATCCAAGTGGATTATGAATATTACCTTCTGGCGAAGAGCCCAATAAGCAGGAAGTACAGCTGCAGCATTTGATGCAATAAGAGAAATTGATTGCCATATGTGCCCTACATAGTGTGCAACAAGTGGATTAGGTAACGTACATTGAAAAGCATTGCACAAGGTCCTCATACCAGGCTTCAAATTTGATTGAATGAAACAATAGCccaaaaaagaagatgaactgcCACAAAGCAAATCCCAAAACCACATGCCTTCTGCAAATGCTTTGAACCCACATATTCAAGAGTGTGATAAGAGCTATGGACCCTTGAAATAGCTGGACCCTTTCTGTTCAAGGATTATCCTTGGGTTCCATTTGGCTTCAGGTTTTGTGTTTGCTTCCCTTTTAATTCAGGGTTTGCAGCTCTTATCATGGATTAGAATCTCTCCGATCCTTCTACCAAAGTAGCCTATCCTTACTACTAAAGTAGACTGTCTAGGAAACTACAAAATTGAGGCATTGATCACAACCTTGCTGGGAATAGTACATGTGGGAAAACAAGTGGAGattgaaatttttcttaaaatatatttttatagagaAATCAAGACAGTTTAGTGACCCACAAGTTGGACGGATTGAAAATATGCTGTTTTGTAACCATTCAGCTTCAATTTTGCAGTTTCCAAAGCATCCCCTGAACTTCCTCTCTAAAAGCAATTACACGTGTGAACAACTGATAGAGAAAATTTTCAGCTTATATAAACAAGAAAGAGATAGAAAAAGTAAACCAAAACATGACAGTGAAGTTGAAATTATTGGTAGTAAAGTTCACCAGAGACCAATTGGAGGACTTTGGCatacatttcaaaattgaaattttaccTTGATGTGATACGATTTCGACACTACAATCAAAGCCCCCATGGTTCCGATCACATGCACAGTAACTACAGGAAGAAAACacggaaaaagaaaaagtcgagaaagttaaaaaaattatttggaatttcTATGCAGAGACATCTGAATAATGTTGACCAGAATAAGAACAGTGTGATATATTTAGCCTAGCAAGTAAAGAAACTATAAAGCATGAAAGATGTGCAAATGATGAAGTTTAAAAAGTGGTGGGGTGATAACAAAACCTGTAAAATGTTAATCCACTTGCATCAACAGCAGATTGGCACTGCCCATGAGATGAGCATCTTTTTGGGCATCTTTCCAGTGAAATAGACATAGTAGTTTGAGCTGTGGAAGTGCTGCTTGAAGAATTTAGATACCTCAATCCAAAATTCCATGATCCTTCTCTAACAtacaagatataaaaattaacagATTCTTCACTTGAATTATACAGCATGAAAAACATCGAGCCATCACTGCTGCTTGTTTTATTTGCATAGAAGTAATCCCAAGTATCATGGGTTGGCAATGCACCAAATCTGGCatatatttcataatttattttcacatcTGATGTTAGTCGGATGTGGATATTTCCCGCAGCTGCACCATGAGGAACGTCCATAAGAAAATAAGTCCAAGCATCACCAAGCTCTCCCCCATTTGAGTAGTTGCTTAAAAGAGGTTCCAGaggaaaattggcagaatctgGAGAAACTTTTTCACTGACTGGCAAATAATAAGATTCAAAAAAGGCAGTTGGATTTCTCCTGAGAACTGTCTGCAGAGAACCATTCTCAGCTTATCAATAAATAA contains:
- the LOC100258534 gene encoding uncharacterized protein LOC100258534 isoform X2 — protein: MFRNSILCSCYMNLFLFITCFLCFCFSYEEYGSYNSFSVSSISYSKTKLKPYEWRYIRVELPLWFSSMSIALESDVDIGTESTGKIPKSTLPMICFRNGSPPLPDVSNTTVKDLVLGTLSNGSFGVTGGLQNTEQCYPMQKNITTRLTNEQISPGVWYFGVFNGIGPMRTQSKMISRGSSYTFSANVSVEGCTTSTMSGQYCNQTVNPLSCVLSDSSNFTESLSIDNQTTENFISCRSSFENSCHVDGEPKIYFLDVMGLPEQLSVTVMNVRFNGTSSNFTGNVSEINVMCLARHGTIPLPNLHDYSTNINKAPLVIRSPKVGRWYFTILPVNLSKEIGGIQDPTIKVCYSMEWKVLECPLGKAGLNCTQERYMLQTVLRRNPTAFFESYYLPVSEKVSPDSANFPLEPLLSNYSNGGELGDAWTYFLMDVPHGAAAGNIHIRLTSDVKINYEIYARFGALPTHDTWDYFYANKTSSSDGSMFFMLYNSSEESVNFYILYVREGSWNFGLRYLNSSSSTSTAQTTMSISLERCPKRCSSHGQCQSAVDASGLTFYSYCACDRNHGGFDCSVEIVSHQGHIWQSISLIASNAAAVLPAYWALRQKAFAEWVLFTSSGISSGLYHACDVGTWCALSFHVLQFMDFWLSFMAVVSTFVYLAAIDEGSKRTIHTAVSILTALMAATEATRSANIILVIAIGALGLLVGWLIEFSTKFRSFSFTTGFHVNVLHRWQTIRDSLRSLIKTLLKRFRWGFVLAGFVALAMAAISWKLETSESYWIWHSMWHVSIYTSSFLFLCSKADYINNEDEGPPDGNYELTRQDSFPRGP
- the LOC100258534 gene encoding uncharacterized protein LOC100258534 isoform X1, with amino-acid sequence MFRNSILCSCYMNLFLFITCFLCFCFSYEEYGSYNSFSVSSISYSKTKLKPYEWRYIRVELPLWFSSMSIALESDVDIGTESTGKIPKSTLPMICFRNGSPPLPDVSNTTVKDLVLGTLSNGSFGVTGGLQNTEQCYPMQKNITTRLTNEQVFENYWVWYFGVFNGIGPMRTQSKMISRGSSYTFSANVSVEGCTTSTMSGQYCNQTVNPLSCVLSDSSNFTESLSIDNQTTENFISCRSSFENSCHVDGEPKIYFLDVMGLPEQLSVTVMNVRFNGTSSNFTGNVSEINVMCLARHGTIPLPNLHDYSTNINKAPLVIRSPKVGRWYFTILPVNLSKEIGGIQDPTIKVCYSMEWKVLECPLGKAGLNCTQERYMLQTVLRRNPTAFFESYYLPVSEKVSPDSANFPLEPLLSNYSNGGELGDAWTYFLMDVPHGAAAGNIHIRLTSDVKINYEIYARFGALPTHDTWDYFYANKTSSSDGSMFFMLYNSSEESVNFYILYVREGSWNFGLRYLNSSSSTSTAQTTMSISLERCPKRCSSHGQCQSAVDASGLTFYSYCACDRNHGGFDCSVEIVSHQGHIWQSISLIASNAAAVLPAYWALRQKAFAEWVLFTSSGISSGLYHACDVGTWCALSFHVLQFMDFWLSFMAVVSTFVYLAAIDEGSKRTIHTAVSILTALMAATEATRSANIILVIAIGALGLLVGWLIEFSTKFRSFSFTTGFHVNVLHRWQTIRDSLRSLIKTLLKRFRWGFVLAGFVALAMAAISWKLETSESYWIWHSMWHVSIYTSSFLFLCSKADYINNEDEGPPDGNYELTRQDSFPRGP
- the LOC100261848 gene encoding calmodulin-binding receptor-like cytoplasmic kinase 2; this translates as MKNPNLMYGNRNHGSGARRTPDRLTYSPSTVDYDASSIQKSRSGRNPMMMAVKSVAGVFVSCFTPPETTSSKNFGDSDEFRAPSVASDVSRAGSVRRRVSGSSHGIYANSYNSTHGREPGSVKFTLEEIYKATRNFSPSWKIGQGGFGTVYKGRLEDGTLVAVKRAKKSLYDKHLGVEFQSEIQTLAQVEHLNLVRFYGYLEHGDERIVVVEYVPNGTLREHLDCVQGNILDFAARLDVAIDVAHAITYLHMYTDHPIIHRDIKSSNILLTENLRAKVADFGFARLAADTESGATHVSTQVKGTAGYLDPEYLRTYQLTEKSDVYSFGVLLVELVTGRCPIEAKRELPERITAKWAMKKFTDGDAIFTLDPRLERNAANNLALEKILELALQCLAPQKQNRPSMRRCAEILWSIRKDHRELSASDTRSLSSHSQKSIQLREG